The stretch of DNA AAAATTGGTGATGTTGTGAACAAGCGGATTTTTTATCCGGACAGCATGTAAATTTTCAATGATTAGATTTTCCATTAATTGATAATTTTTTAGATAAAACAATTAATGGCTAAAGAGGATTTTCTTCGAAAATAAAGCGTTGCAAATATTAAATAATTGCATAGACATTGCTTTTCCCTACGTCGGTGTTAACCGTATCAGGTTCAAAGGGACTCTCTCAATTCTTTTCAGAATACCCCTAAAGCCAAACCAAATTTATATAAATTGTTTCGACATTCAACTTTTTTTAAGAATAAAAAGAAGATTACATCAAGAATTAATGTTGAGATTGATTATAATGTGTAAGAAAATATAAGATTTGTTTTTATGCTTCATTTTAATCCCTAATAATTAAAACGATTAATAATAAATTATTTGATGCACATTTTGTAGAATAAAAAAAAATAAATATCTTTGCAACCCAAATGCATAGAGCATTAAATAGTAAAGTTTAATCCTAAAAGTAGAGTTAGAAGGGCTAACTCTATACTATAGAATTATTTATGTACACAGATCCAATTTCAGATTTTCTTACCCGAGTAAGAAATGCAATGATGGCAGGGCACAAAGTTGTGGAGATTCCTGCGTCGAACTTGAAAAAAGAAATCACAAGAATTCTTTTTGAGCAAGGTTACATCTTGAATTATAAATTCGAGACTAATGAGAAGGGTCATCACTCAATCAAAATTGCATTGAAGTATGACAAATTAACTAAGCAACCAGCAATTAAAAAGCTTCAAAGAGCTTCGTCTCCTGGTTTGCGTCAGTATGCAGGAGCGAAGGAATTGCCTCGCGTTTTAAACGGTTTAGGTGTTGCCATTATATCAACCTCTCGTGGTGTGATGACAGACAAACAGGCACGTAGAGAAAACGTAGGTGGTGAAGTATTATGTTTTGTTTATTAATCTATTAACGCAGAAGAAATTATGTCTAGAATAGGAAACGCACAAATTACATTACCTTCATCAGCTAACGTAGAGTTTAAAGATAATGTTGTAACAGTGAAAAACGGTAACGTATCTTTGACTCAAGAGTTGAAAGAAGGATTTGATGTGAAAATAGAAGACGGAGTGTTGACGGTAGTTCGTCCGTCAGATTCGAAAGAAGATCGTTCGTTACACGGATTGTATCGAGCTCTTATTAACAATATGGTAGTAGGAGTAACGGAAGGTTTCAAAACTAGTTTAGAATTGGTTGGGGTTGGGTATAGAGCATCTAACCAAGGACAAAAATTAGATATGTCATTAGGATTTTCTCATAACATCATTATGGAGATGCCGGAAGAAGTGAAGGTAGAGACTGTAACTGAAAAAGGGAAAAACCCAATTGTAATTTTAAGCTCACACGACAAGCAATTATTAGGGATGATAGTAGCGAAAATCCGCTCTTTCCGTAAACCAGAGCCTTATAAAGGAAAAGGTATCAAATTTGTTGGTGAAATAGTAAGAAGAAAAGCAGGTAAATCTGCGTAAAAACTTGTAAAAAATGGCATTATCTAAAGTAGAAAAAAGACAAAAAATAAAAAGACGCGTACGTCGCAATATTTTTGGTACAGCTGAAAAACCACGTTTATCAGTTTACCGATCAAACAAAGAAATCTACGCACAAATTATTGATGATAACACAGGAACTACCTTGGTATCAGCATCATCACGTGAGAAAGGAATTGCGGCAGGAAATAAAACAGAAGTTTCTGCATCAGTAGGGAAAGCTTTGGCAGAGAAAGCAAAAGCAAAAGGAGTAGAAGCAGTTGTATTTGATCGCAATGGTTTCGTTTATCATGGTAGAATCAAAGCTTTAGCAGATGGAGCTAGAGAAGGTGGATTAAAATTCTAAAAAAGAAGAAAAGAAATTATGTTAGGATTCAATAACGTAGAAAGAGTAAAGCCAATAGGATTAGATCTTAAAGATCGCTTAGTTGGAGTACAACGTGTAACAAAAGTAACAAAAGGTGGACGTGCATTTGGTTTCTCGGCAATCGTTGTCGTAGGAGATATGAATGGAGTAGTAGGTTATGGTTTAGGTAAGTCTAAAGACGTAGCATCTGCTATTGCAAAAGCGATCGAAGATGCTAAGAAAAACTTAATCCGTATTCCATTACAAGGTGCAACAATTCCCCATGAGCAAGAAGCTCGTTACGGTGGGGCGCAAGTCTTCATCCGTCCGGCAGCTGAAGGTACCGGGGTAATTGCGGGTGGTACTGTACGTGCAGTGTTAGAATCTGCGGGGGTGCGTAATGTGTTATCAAAATCGAAAGGTTCGTCGAACCCACACAATGCGGTTAAAGCTACCTTTGTCGCTTTATTATCTTTGAGAAGTGCAGAAGAAGTAGCTCGTCAACGCGGAATTTCAGTTAGTCAAGTGTTCAACGGATAAAAAATAATTTCATGAGCAAAGTAAGAGTAAAACAAGTACGTAGTGCTATTAATCGTGAAAAATCTCAGAAAGCAACTTTAATAGCTTTGGGGTTAACCAAATTAAATCAAGTAGTTGAACATGACGCTACCCCTCAGATCGAAGGAATGATCCGTAAAGTTCAACATTTAGTAGAAGTAGAAAAGGCCTAAGCGCTTTTAATCTTTAAAAGAGTTAGAAAATGAATTTAAGTAATTTAAAACCAGCACCTGGTTCAACAAAAAATAAATTCCGTAAAGGTAGAGGAGAAGGTAGTGGAAACGGTCTTACTGCAGGACGCGGACACAAAGGAGCAAAATCGCGCTCTGGATACTC from Weeksella virosa DSM 16922 encodes:
- the rpsH gene encoding 30S ribosomal protein S8 codes for the protein MYTDPISDFLTRVRNAMMAGHKVVEIPASNLKKEITRILFEQGYILNYKFETNEKGHHSIKIALKYDKLTKQPAIKKLQRASSPGLRQYAGAKELPRVLNGLGVAIISTSRGVMTDKQARRENVGGEVLCFVY
- the rplF gene encoding 50S ribosomal protein L6, coding for MSRIGNAQITLPSSANVEFKDNVVTVKNGNVSLTQELKEGFDVKIEDGVLTVVRPSDSKEDRSLHGLYRALINNMVVGVTEGFKTSLELVGVGYRASNQGQKLDMSLGFSHNIIMEMPEEVKVETVTEKGKNPIVILSSHDKQLLGMIVAKIRSFRKPEPYKGKGIKFVGEIVRRKAGKSA
- the rplR gene encoding 50S ribosomal protein L18 — protein: MALSKVEKRQKIKRRVRRNIFGTAEKPRLSVYRSNKEIYAQIIDDNTGTTLVSASSREKGIAAGNKTEVSASVGKALAEKAKAKGVEAVVFDRNGFVYHGRIKALADGAREGGLKF
- the rpsE gene encoding 30S ribosomal protein S5, with the protein product MLGFNNVERVKPIGLDLKDRLVGVQRVTKVTKGGRAFGFSAIVVVGDMNGVVGYGLGKSKDVASAIAKAIEDAKKNLIRIPLQGATIPHEQEARYGGAQVFIRPAAEGTGVIAGGTVRAVLESAGVRNVLSKSKGSSNPHNAVKATFVALLSLRSAEEVARQRGISVSQVFNG
- the rpmD gene encoding 50S ribosomal protein L30; the encoded protein is MSKVRVKQVRSAINREKSQKATLIALGLTKLNQVVEHDATPQIEGMIRKVQHLVEVEKA